The Klebsiella sp. RHBSTW-00484 genome includes a window with the following:
- a CDS encoding putative bifunctional diguanylate cyclase/phosphodiesterase, producing the protein MNRILTAIILSLFIVTGYITYLVHERQSELQKLTRYTDSWSVSQIVSEYMRLEARLSAMGMGVEGSDHDEVRLRLEIMMSQIALLQQGDLGKFIGKDAQRKATVARLVRILNQLDKQLDTMTTAQLKPLLREMSTLDGPMTSIASTSLAQDINIVNLTHDKIQNLYYIYSAISILLITLCITLGLLMLRQNNTLRRAHVRMKLLANDLQTSKEKLQVQNRRLQYDAYHDSLTGMPNRLSFWQRLQEIVNQVRPYNGSAVVMLFDLDNFKDVNDTQGHDAGDKLLQDLASRLSFFRKTSETLYRLGGDEFALVSHDLSEEMALERANVIREKISQPYQIYDSLIHIGACIGIVISDGESRTDYLYKCADLALYEAKKEGAGKVQIFRPDMLERLQENKSFEDDLLQALDKGEFRVYYQPIADTINGEIYGYEALVRWFHPLRGSVPPSEFIPVAEKIGLINPLGEWVLRTACREAASWSSPLKVSVNVSPIQLINSPLTDTVISILKSTGLDPHRLDLEITESDVFNENTRSLEILSQLRELGVQISIDDFGTGYSSLSRLSYFPFDKIKIDRSFVINIPGQKDDLDIVRLIISMGKSLHMRIVAEGVETEEQLKSLQKLGCDLVQGYLIGKPGPLNLADNK; encoded by the coding sequence TTGAATCGAATACTCACTGCCATTATTTTGTCGCTTTTCATTGTTACCGGATACATTACCTATCTGGTACATGAGCGACAAAGTGAGCTGCAAAAATTAACGCGTTACACCGATTCGTGGTCAGTCTCACAAATAGTCTCCGAGTACATGCGCCTTGAAGCGCGGCTGAGTGCTATGGGGATGGGCGTTGAGGGGAGCGATCACGATGAGGTGCGCCTGCGTCTGGAAATTATGATGAGCCAGATTGCGCTGCTACAGCAGGGCGATCTGGGAAAGTTTATTGGTAAAGATGCGCAGCGTAAGGCGACGGTTGCCCGCCTGGTACGTATCCTGAATCAGTTGGATAAGCAACTGGATACCATGACGACTGCGCAGTTAAAACCGCTACTGCGCGAAATGAGCACGCTGGACGGACCTATGACTTCAATAGCGTCAACCTCGCTTGCTCAGGACATCAATATTGTTAATCTGACCCACGATAAAATACAGAACCTGTATTATATCTATTCGGCCATTTCTATCCTGTTGATTACCCTCTGTATCACGTTGGGTCTGCTGATGCTGCGGCAAAATAATACGCTGCGCCGTGCTCATGTGCGGATGAAATTACTGGCCAACGATCTGCAGACATCAAAAGAGAAACTGCAGGTGCAGAACCGTCGGCTGCAGTACGACGCCTATCATGATTCGCTGACCGGTATGCCCAACCGACTCTCTTTCTGGCAACGGCTGCAGGAGATAGTTAACCAGGTCCGCCCCTATAACGGCTCGGCGGTGGTGATGCTGTTCGATCTCGACAATTTTAAGGATGTGAATGATACCCAGGGCCACGATGCCGGGGATAAGCTACTGCAGGATTTAGCCAGCCGTCTCTCCTTTTTTCGCAAAACGTCAGAGACGCTGTATCGGTTGGGGGGCGATGAGTTTGCGCTTGTTTCGCACGATTTAAGCGAGGAGATGGCGCTGGAGCGGGCGAATGTCATTCGCGAAAAAATCAGTCAGCCGTATCAGATTTATGATTCGTTGATCCATATCGGCGCTTGCATCGGGATTGTTATTTCTGATGGCGAGAGCCGTACCGATTATTTATACAAGTGTGCCGATCTGGCGCTGTACGAAGCGAAAAAAGAGGGGGCCGGCAAAGTACAGATATTCCGTCCCGATATGCTTGAGCGTTTGCAGGAGAATAAATCCTTTGAAGACGATCTGCTGCAGGCGCTGGATAAAGGTGAGTTCAGGGTTTACTACCAGCCTATTGCCGATACTATTAACGGTGAAATCTACGGTTATGAAGCGCTGGTCCGTTGGTTTCATCCGCTGCGCGGTAGCGTACCTCCGAGCGAATTTATCCCGGTTGCCGAGAAAATCGGCCTGATTAACCCGCTGGGCGAGTGGGTCCTCAGAACCGCCTGCCGGGAGGCCGCCAGCTGGTCATCGCCGCTCAAGGTGTCGGTTAACGTTTCGCCCATTCAGCTTATTAACAGTCCGCTGACCGATACCGTCATTTCGATACTGAAAAGTACCGGGCTCGATCCGCACCGCCTCGATCTGGAGATTACCGAGTCGGATGTATTTAACGAAAACACCCGTTCCTTAGAGATCCTCAGCCAACTGCGCGAACTGGGCGTTCAAATTTCTATTGATGATTTTGGTACCGGGTATTCATCGCTATCGCGCTTGAGTTATTTCCCTTTTGATAAGATAAAAATCGATCGTTCATTTGTGATTAATATTCCGGGTCAGAAAGATGATCTCGATATCGTCCGCTTGATCATCAGCATGGGTAAAAGCTTGCATATGCGCATCGTTGCCGAAGGTGTTGAAACAGAAGAGCAGCTGAAGTCGTTGCAGAAATTAGGATGCGATCTGGTGCAGGGGTATTTGATCGGTAAGCCTGGGCCGCTTAATCTCGCAGATAATAAATAA
- a CDS encoding fimbrial protein yields MRKSVYLLCAVLSLVVANATAADSTITISGYVRDNACAVAGESKDFTVDLLDNAAKQFHAVGATTPLVPFRIVLSPCGSSVTAVKIGFVGIADSINTDLLKLDGGATAAAGMGVQILDAQQTMLPLNATSVTIPWTTLSPGQTNTLNFYARLMATQVPVTAGHVNATATFTLEFQ; encoded by the coding sequence ATGAGAAAATCCGTTTATCTGCTGTGCGCCGTTCTGTCGCTGGTGGTTGCCAACGCCACGGCGGCGGACAGCACCATCACCATCAGCGGTTACGTTCGCGATAACGCCTGCGCCGTCGCGGGCGAATCCAAAGATTTTACCGTCGACCTGCTGGATAACGCCGCAAAACAGTTCCATGCGGTCGGGGCCACCACGCCTTTGGTGCCCTTTCGCATCGTACTGTCGCCCTGCGGCAGCTCGGTCACGGCGGTGAAAATCGGTTTTGTTGGTATTGCCGATAGCATCAATACCGACTTGCTAAAACTCGACGGCGGGGCGACGGCCGCAGCGGGCATGGGCGTGCAAATCCTTGATGCGCAGCAGACGATGCTACCGCTTAACGCCACGTCAGTCACGATCCCATGGACCACGCTGAGCCCCGGTCAGACCAATACACTGAACTTTTATGCCCGGCTGATGGCCACTCAGGTACCGGTGACCGCCGGACACGTAAATGCAACCGCAACATTCACTCTCGAATTTCAGTAA
- a CDS encoding DUF1869 domain-containing protein, which yields MNSENLGYSLAVINGNNKDKKEKVYLKPMALYVPDIAVQAVSELISTLSADNAGGKGFILTVTNNNNGVSVDNEFATLSELQDPTIAADAVKDLINIVRGYESDEETNVCGW from the coding sequence ATGAACAGTGAAAATCTGGGTTACTCGTTAGCGGTGATTAACGGCAACAATAAAGATAAAAAAGAGAAAGTCTATCTTAAGCCGATGGCCCTTTATGTCCCTGATATCGCCGTACAGGCCGTATCTGAGCTTATTTCTACTCTGTCCGCGGATAATGCCGGAGGAAAAGGGTTTATATTGACGGTCACCAACAATAATAATGGTGTATCGGTAGACAATGAATTCGCTACCCTGTCTGAGTTGCAGGATCCGACCATCGCCGCAGATGCGGTTAAAGACCTGATCAACATCGTGCGCGGCTACGAGTCTGATGAAGAGACCAACGTCTGCGGCTGGTAG
- a CDS encoding DUF1971 domain-containing protein, with product MQRIIIPTHYVQTRSTPLWTKETAPASIWKRHLDAGTRQGVYPRLSVMRGAIRYLGFADETSPDPVETLTIAEGEFGVFPPEKWHCIEALTEDTVFNVDFYVDPKILIEG from the coding sequence ATGCAGCGAATCATTATCCCGACCCACTATGTCCAGACCCGCAGTACGCCGCTGTGGACCAAAGAGACAGCTCCGGCATCAATCTGGAAACGACATCTTGATGCCGGGACCCGGCAGGGCGTCTATCCGCGTCTGTCGGTCATGAGAGGGGCGATACGCTATCTGGGATTTGCTGATGAGACCAGCCCTGATCCTGTTGAAACGTTAACTATTGCCGAAGGTGAATTTGGCGTTTTTCCTCCGGAGAAATGGCACTGCATTGAAGCATTAACTGAAGATACCGTTTTTAATGTCGATTTTTATGTCGATCCTAAAATTCTGATTGAGGGCTAA
- a CDS encoding fimbrial protein has protein sequence MRKMITLLMTLLLAGWSLNAWSFACRTAGGATIPIGGGTANVYVNLAPAVSVGQNLVVDLSTQIFCHNDFPETITDYVTLQRGSAYGGVLSSFSGTVRYNGTSYPFPTTSETARVVYNSSIDKPWPTLLYLTPISTAGGVAISAGSLIAVLILRQTNNKDSDDFQFVWNIYANNDVVVPTGGCDVSARDVTVTLPEYPASAAIPLTVYCAQSQNLGYYLSGTTEDAGNSIFTNTASASPALGIGVQLTRNGSAVPANSTVSLGNVSASAVSLGLTANYARTSGQVTAGNVQSIIGVTFVYE, from the coding sequence ATGAGAAAGATGATAACCCTGTTGATGACGCTGCTGTTGGCAGGTTGGTCGCTCAACGCCTGGTCCTTCGCCTGCAGAACTGCTGGCGGAGCCACGATCCCCATCGGCGGCGGTACGGCGAACGTTTACGTGAACCTCGCCCCGGCGGTCAGCGTCGGGCAGAACCTGGTCGTTGACTTATCAACGCAGATTTTTTGTCATAACGACTTCCCGGAAACGATAACTGACTACGTGACACTACAACGCGGTTCCGCCTACGGCGGCGTACTGTCGAGCTTTTCCGGCACCGTCAGGTACAACGGTACCAGCTACCCGTTTCCAACCACCAGCGAAACCGCGCGGGTGGTATACAACTCAAGTATCGATAAACCCTGGCCTACCCTGCTCTATCTGACGCCCATCAGCACTGCTGGCGGGGTAGCGATTTCCGCCGGGTCATTAATCGCCGTGCTGATCCTGCGCCAGACCAACAACAAGGACAGCGATGACTTTCAGTTCGTATGGAACATTTACGCTAACAACGATGTGGTGGTTCCAACTGGCGGCTGCGACGTTTCTGCTCGCGACGTGACGGTGACGCTGCCGGAATATCCAGCTTCAGCGGCAATACCGCTGACGGTTTACTGCGCGCAAAGCCAGAATCTGGGCTATTACCTCTCCGGGACCACGGAAGATGCTGGCAACTCAATATTCACGAATACCGCATCGGCCTCTCCGGCCCTCGGGATTGGCGTTCAGCTAACGCGTAACGGTAGCGCAGTTCCTGCCAACAGTACGGTGTCCTTAGGCAACGTGAGTGCTTCGGCGGTGAGCCTGGGCTTAACCGCTAACTACGCGCGCACCAGCGGACAAGTGACGGCGGGCAACGTGCAGTCAATTATCGGGGTGACTTTTGTTTACGAATAA
- a CDS encoding molybdopterin-dependent oxidoreductase — MRLFFAALFCVMVLPSAFAEKLPMPVGKPVLTISGLIGNTNEGDTAVFDVAALEKLGMETTVTTTPWYSGKVRFDGVSLSKLMDLVGAKGKSARVLALNDYTTIVPLDDFQKFPVILALKMNGEYMRIRDKGPLFIVYPYDSSPELQNQIYYSRSAWQVSKIIIE; from the coding sequence ATGCGTTTATTTTTTGCAGCTTTATTTTGTGTCATGGTTTTGCCTTCCGCTTTTGCAGAAAAACTGCCGATGCCTGTGGGGAAACCCGTTTTAACTATTTCCGGACTGATTGGGAATACGAATGAAGGCGATACGGCCGTTTTTGATGTCGCAGCATTAGAAAAACTGGGCATGGAAACGACAGTGACCACGACACCATGGTATTCCGGGAAAGTCCGCTTTGACGGGGTTTCCCTTAGTAAACTCATGGATTTAGTCGGTGCTAAAGGAAAGTCCGCCAGGGTGCTGGCGCTAAATGATTATACCACCATCGTTCCGCTTGATGATTTTCAAAAATTCCCTGTTATTTTGGCTTTAAAAATGAATGGCGAATATATGCGCATTCGCGATAAAGGGCCTTTATTTATTGTTTACCCCTATGACAGCAGCCCGGAATTGCAGAATCAAATCTATTATTCCCGTTCAGCATGGCAGGTTTCGAAGATTATAATTGAGTAA
- a CDS encoding fimbrial protein, producing the protein MKFTHTGWLLAAMLAATSPTLQAADVTITVNGKVVAKPCTVSTVNATVDLGDLYTFSLVSAGSSSPWHSVALNLSNCPVGTSRVTASFSGTADATGYYKNQGTAGNIQLELQDDGGVTLNTGATKGVQVDDATQSASFPLQVRALSVNGGATQGTIQAVISVTYTYA; encoded by the coding sequence ATGAAATTTACCCACACCGGGTGGCTTCTGGCCGCGATGCTGGCAGCGACCTCCCCTACGCTACAGGCCGCCGACGTGACCATTACCGTTAACGGCAAAGTGGTGGCTAAACCCTGTACGGTGTCCACCGTCAACGCCACCGTCGATCTTGGCGATCTTTACACCTTTAGCCTGGTCTCGGCTGGCTCCTCTTCGCCCTGGCACAGCGTGGCGCTCAACCTGAGTAACTGCCCTGTTGGCACCTCACGAGTCACCGCCAGCTTCAGCGGCACAGCGGATGCTACTGGATACTACAAAAACCAGGGCACCGCAGGAAATATCCAGCTCGAGCTGCAAGATGACGGCGGCGTCACCCTGAACACCGGCGCGACAAAAGGGGTTCAGGTGGATGATGCGACCCAATCCGCCAGCTTCCCATTGCAGGTTCGCGCACTGTCAGTCAACGGCGGAGCTACCCAGGGAACCATTCAGGCAGTGATTAGCGTCACCTACACCTACGCCTGA
- a CDS encoding lipoyl protein ligase domain-containing protein has product MTQDSRGEACWPTRFNHQFLPIQYCSDPTLAEQPLFDRAINGEAVAQLWQAPQGFVVPGSYRKFTELAAVSEQFARQGWPVWLRRSGGGLVPQGPGIINLSLAWPVYQPLGDAAEPIYLFLCGLLQRTLATFNIASHFQAVSGSFCDGRYNLACGEGEQVRKIAGTAQYWRPMAGGKGHVVLAHAVILLDADLHAAHQAANAFEAHLGSGRIYRTDKTVALAELIPEEADLLPRFREALVQVLQNIS; this is encoded by the coding sequence ATGACTCAAGACTCTCGCGGCGAGGCATGCTGGCCGACGCGTTTTAATCACCAGTTTCTGCCGATTCAATATTGCTCCGACCCGACGCTGGCGGAGCAGCCGCTGTTTGATCGGGCTATTAACGGTGAAGCCGTCGCCCAGCTATGGCAGGCTCCGCAGGGGTTTGTGGTCCCCGGAAGCTACCGAAAGTTCACGGAACTGGCGGCGGTAAGTGAGCAGTTTGCCCGCCAGGGTTGGCCAGTCTGGCTACGCCGCTCCGGCGGCGGGCTGGTGCCGCAGGGGCCGGGGATTATCAATCTCAGCCTCGCCTGGCCGGTTTACCAACCGCTGGGCGACGCGGCAGAGCCGATTTATCTATTCCTCTGCGGCCTGCTTCAGCGCACGCTGGCAACTTTTAACATCGCCAGCCATTTCCAGGCGGTGAGCGGTTCGTTTTGCGATGGTCGCTACAATCTGGCCTGCGGTGAAGGCGAGCAGGTGCGTAAAATCGCCGGTACGGCTCAGTATTGGCGACCAATGGCTGGGGGCAAAGGCCATGTGGTCCTCGCCCACGCGGTGATATTGCTGGACGCCGATCTCCATGCAGCGCATCAGGCGGCGAATGCCTTTGAAGCGCATCTGGGCAGCGGTCGAATCTACCGCACCGATAAAACCGTGGCCCTGGCGGAGCTTATCCCTGAAGAAGCTGATTTACTCCCCCGCTTTCGCGAGGCGCTGGTGCAAGTGCTGCAAAACATCAGCTAA
- a CDS encoding EAL domain-containing protein translates to MDYILSPCSLAAAGLVAMMIEGGMSPVVLPSDTPVIPVNTHVHRIVVFLPDAPGKLLSTLRQAADLLEHSNVPLPMLLLSRSPANWLWHTLLHQVADRRLLSEVRAAASDLPVSCLSALLQDHVLESYPLLEQLSDEEAQVRGKRPGGLTRPELNAILGLFSGYSAIVQAKRRGISHKTLYNQRTAGLKKMVEHHPQLAACFPGGQLKGTTNKALNALSTFEREFVHAIYSRQIFPVFQPITDEHLQVRGIEILSRWRRNGDVLLAGDFLPQVHSEYAWLVLTAFVLQEAVQNINQHPGECYFSVNIPAAIANNENLIRMMETARQQLRHPRMSDRLVLEFAETIDPNHHGKIAENIARLRKRGFRIVLDDCFSQTSVMFPVRTVIFDAYKLDMSIVNDMQCDLHALALIQSLVYYCQLTGSRCIAEGVDSQEKFNRLQALGIDRFQGYYLSPPVEKDNVAELILQLSHGMEGRFDDAPNVQVKHAIHS, encoded by the coding sequence GTGGATTATATCTTGTCTCCCTGCTCGCTGGCCGCCGCGGGGCTAGTCGCTATGATGATTGAAGGCGGGATGTCGCCCGTGGTGCTGCCCTCGGATACCCCGGTGATACCCGTCAACACCCACGTTCACCGTATCGTAGTATTTTTGCCCGACGCGCCAGGCAAGCTCCTTAGCACACTACGACAAGCCGCAGACCTGCTGGAGCACTCCAACGTGCCGCTGCCGATGCTGCTTCTCAGCCGCAGCCCGGCGAACTGGCTGTGGCACACGCTGTTGCATCAGGTTGCAGACCGGCGTCTGCTTTCTGAAGTGCGCGCCGCCGCCTCCGATCTCCCCGTTTCCTGCCTGTCAGCACTGCTTCAGGATCACGTTCTGGAAAGCTATCCTTTACTTGAGCAATTATCAGACGAAGAGGCACAAGTTCGCGGAAAACGCCCCGGCGGGCTAACCAGGCCGGAGCTCAACGCCATTCTCGGTTTATTCAGCGGATATAGCGCTATCGTCCAGGCAAAACGCCGCGGCATCAGCCACAAAACCCTCTACAACCAAAGAACTGCAGGACTGAAAAAGATGGTGGAACACCACCCTCAGCTGGCCGCTTGTTTTCCCGGCGGTCAGCTCAAAGGAACGACAAATAAGGCCCTCAACGCGCTGTCCACTTTTGAGCGCGAGTTTGTGCATGCTATTTACAGTCGGCAAATTTTCCCGGTTTTCCAGCCCATCACCGATGAGCATCTGCAGGTTCGGGGAATAGAGATCCTTTCCCGCTGGCGTCGAAATGGCGACGTACTGCTGGCTGGCGATTTTTTGCCGCAGGTACATTCTGAGTACGCCTGGCTGGTACTGACCGCATTTGTGCTCCAGGAGGCGGTACAGAATATTAATCAGCATCCTGGCGAGTGTTATTTCTCGGTGAATATTCCCGCCGCTATCGCCAACAATGAAAACCTGATCCGAATGATGGAAACGGCGCGCCAGCAGCTACGTCATCCCCGAATGTCTGACCGACTGGTGCTGGAATTTGCCGAAACCATAGATCCGAATCATCATGGAAAAATAGCTGAAAATATCGCCCGGCTGCGCAAACGCGGTTTTCGCATCGTACTAGATGACTGCTTTTCACAAACCAGCGTGATGTTTCCGGTGCGCACGGTCATATTCGACGCATATAAGCTGGATATGAGTATTGTGAACGATATGCAGTGCGACCTGCACGCCCTCGCCCTGATTCAAAGCCTGGTCTATTATTGCCAGCTCACCGGTAGCCGCTGCATTGCCGAAGGCGTAGACAGCCAGGAAAAATTCAACCGATTGCAAGCGCTGGGAATCGATCGCTTTCAGGGATATTACCTCTCGCCGCCGGTGGAAAAAGATAACGTGGCTGAGCTGATTTTGCAGCTTTCGCATGGTATGGAAGGTCGGTTCGACGATGCACCTAACGTTCAGGTAAAGCATGCTATTCATTCTTAG
- the shiA gene encoding shikimate transporter has product MDSTLISNRPGKEATSLNRARRAAWGSFAGAVVDWYDFLLYGITAALVFNREFFPQVSPAMGTLAAFATFGVGFLFRPLGGIIFGHFGDRLGRKRMLMMTVWMMGIATACIGLLPSFNQIGWWAPALLVLLRAVQGFAVGGEWGGAALLAVESAPKNKKAFYSSGVQVGYGVGLLLSTGLVSLISSCTTDEQFLSWGWRLPFLFSVVLVLAALWIRNGMAESAEFEQQQRDQQSQPKKKRLPVVEALLRHPGAFLMIIGLRLCELLTMYIVTAFALNYSTQNLGLPRELFLNIGLLVGAISCLTIPCFAWLADRFGRRRVYITGALIGTLSGFPFFMALESQSYFWVLFFALMLANIAHDMVVCVQQPMFTEMFGASYRYSGAGVGYQVASVVGGGFTPFIAAALVTFSGGSWHSVAIYLTAGCLLSALTAMLMKPSRHAE; this is encoded by the coding sequence ATGGACTCAACGCTCATTTCTAATCGCCCCGGCAAGGAGGCAACCTCACTCAATCGCGCCCGCAGGGCGGCCTGGGGCAGCTTCGCCGGGGCCGTGGTCGACTGGTACGATTTTCTCCTCTATGGCATTACCGCCGCGCTGGTTTTTAACCGGGAGTTCTTTCCGCAGGTAAGCCCGGCGATGGGCACCCTGGCCGCCTTCGCCACTTTCGGCGTAGGCTTCCTCTTCCGCCCGCTCGGCGGAATTATCTTCGGCCACTTCGGCGATCGCCTTGGGCGCAAGCGTATGCTGATGATGACCGTCTGGATGATGGGGATCGCGACCGCCTGCATCGGCCTGCTGCCTTCGTTCAATCAGATTGGCTGGTGGGCACCAGCTCTGCTGGTTCTACTGCGTGCCGTGCAGGGTTTTGCGGTAGGCGGTGAATGGGGCGGCGCGGCGCTGCTGGCGGTAGAAAGTGCGCCAAAAAATAAAAAAGCGTTCTACAGCAGCGGCGTGCAGGTGGGCTACGGCGTCGGCCTGCTGCTCTCTACCGGCCTGGTCTCGCTGATAAGCTCTTGCACTACTGATGAACAGTTCCTGAGCTGGGGCTGGCGTCTGCCGTTCTTGTTTAGCGTGGTGCTGGTGCTGGCGGCACTGTGGATCCGTAACGGCATGGCAGAATCGGCTGAATTCGAACAGCAGCAGCGTGATCAGCAGAGCCAACCGAAGAAAAAGCGTCTGCCGGTGGTAGAAGCTCTGCTCCGCCATCCGGGCGCTTTTTTAATGATCATCGGTCTGCGCCTGTGCGAACTGCTGACGATGTACATCGTCACCGCCTTCGCACTGAACTACTCCACGCAGAATCTCGGCCTGCCTCGCGAACTGTTCCTTAATATCGGCCTGTTAGTCGGTGCCATCAGCTGCCTGACCATTCCCTGCTTCGCATGGCTGGCGGATCGCTTCGGGCGACGTCGGGTGTACATCACCGGGGCGCTGATCGGTACGCTTAGCGGTTTCCCATTTTTTATGGCGCTCGAAAGCCAGTCCTATTTCTGGGTCCTGTTCTTCGCGCTGATGCTGGCGAACATCGCCCACGATATGGTGGTTTGCGTCCAGCAGCCGATGTTTACCGAGATGTTTGGCGCCAGCTACCGCTATAGCGGGGCCGGGGTGGGATATCAGGTCGCCAGCGTGGTTGGCGGCGGCTTTACACCGTTTATCGCCGCCGCGCTGGTTACCTTCTCAGGTGGTTCATGGCACAGCGTCGCTATCTATTTGACCGCAGGCTGCCTGCTCTCCGCCCTGACGGCGATGTTGATGAAGCCCAGTCGCCACGCAGAATAG